TGATTTCCATGATCTGGAAGACCATAACCTCTCCTAAATTGGCTGCTAAAACTGTACAGCCAAAATTTGCATTGCCTGCAATCAGTAGGCCAATCCATTTTACCTCGTTTGATAGCTGATCCTAAATGTACATGCACGGGAGATAAGCGCAAGGATCAAAATCTATGACTCCTATGATCCTGAATGGACAAAATTCTTGATGATGGGCATAATATTTAGGTATGGTTTGGGTAAATTTAAGTGAAGAATTAAAGAATACCAGGAAAAAAACACACTTTGGTGAAAATACTcgcatttttttttgtaattaaagAATACCAGGAAAATATGCCAAGAAATTTGGATAATTCACTAAGGTGACAGATAAATCAGCCATATATCGCTGATTGACGAGTAAAATAATTGCATCAAGGAAGCCAGCGGGGCAGAGTTGCTAAATAGCCTGAAAACTGCAATATACACTGAATTACATCCTATTTCATATGAAATTCTAGACCAGGGACACTGGTATTCGTTTGATATGCTTTATGAAACAAAGATGCTAACACCCATGTAGTGAGAAAAGCATAAGAAGGAAAAAGCGAGAAAGGATTTAGGATGACTGCAGTCCTGAACGAGTCATTGCTCTTGGggttatgtatgcatgcatgggaTGAAGTTTGTGGGTAGTGAGTTGAACAGTATCGATGttatcttcctctccttctttcaGTCTCCACTCGAACTCTTGTATGAATCGACCAATGGCTGTACAAGAAACTAGTATCGCCTGCAAAGTTCCAGCACATACTCTTTTTCCTGCTCCAAAAGCCATCGTCTTGTGCAGGTCCATTGGTTCAAAATTGCTCCCTAGAAATCTGTCGGGCTTCCATTCTTCAGGTTCATCCCAGTCCTTTTTGTTCATATTACATGCATAAAGATTGATGGCTATCTGTAAAAATTTGCAAGCTTCATGAGACAACCCACGTAACGCTACAAAATCAACAAGCAGATTTGTAAAAGCCTGCATTACTTGGAACCCTCACCTGCATCCCAGCCGGAATGTCATAGCCACCTAGTTGGGTGTCTTCATGGGCATATCTAAGGGGAATAACAGGAACAGGAGAATACCTCCTTAGAGTTTCATGGAAAACAGCATTCAAGTATGGTAGCTGTGGCAAGTGTTCCTCAGTAACCATTTCGGACCCACATACTTCTTGGATTTCATGATAAAGGCGATCCTGAAGATGGAAAAGATAAATAGCGCAGAGCTAACATAACAGGAAAAGCTAACAAGATGTGCTCTGCCAGTTACCTGACACTTTGGATTCTTAGCGAGTTCGTACATGGCCCATTCTGTTGTGACCAAAGTTGTGTCGGAGCCCTCAATTATTGCTTCCCAAATCAATGTGGTGAGTTGCTCCTCTGACAGTGTGTTTTCAGAGAGTAGAAAGTCCAGATAGCAGTGTCTTGCCTGCATATTGATGACAATTAAGGTATGTTGGTGTTTGACATTCTGAAACTGGAGGTGTAATTTGAAAACATGagaacttgaaaaaaaaaaaaaaaaggagagggaaACATGGAGGGATGAAGACCTCTCCAAGTGCAATGCGTTTCTTCTGTTCATTGATCAAGGCCGTTGTGACTGCTCTCTTGCGAGTCACCATTCTCTGAATCTTCATTTCCATGCTCCTATTAGGTACCCACCTTAGATACGGGAAGAAATCCCTCCAGTCTACCTCTATTGCACCCATCATAGGATCGACGACTAAGACATCAAAAATTTCTTGTTTCGTCATCTCCTGCCCCAGCTCCTCCACATAAATAGATTCGACATCCTTTCCCAGAGCCTGCAAATTGTTCAGGTGTGTTAAAAGTTTTCTATGCGATTCTGAGCTGTAAATGTGTAGCTTTTTCTCATGGTGCCAAAGTACTTCCCCTGACAAAAGACATTATAATTACTCCATGGGGACACTTACCTCTGTCAAGGCTAAGCGGAAAAGCTCAGTCTTAAACGGCCCCCTGAGTTCCACCGCACTTTGAGGATTGTCCTTTATCTCCAGATGCAGGATATTTACGATGTTATCTATCATGGTCTCCCTGAGGCCACGATGTCTCTTCTGATATTGGATAGAACAGAACATGGCTTTAGCTTAAGAGGACTGAACATAGAAGTATTGTGaaataaacaaaaagtcatcctaCATGTGCTTTATATTTAGCTATACTCAAAGGAAGAAATCTTATGTTGGCATATTGCAAACCTGAGCGTTTGCTCCCAAAACACTTGCAAGGATATAGCGCTTCACCATTTTATGGAACTCGCCATAATCACATGTGGCGACCATAGATTTGTTGGATGTGAGCAACATCAGCGCATTTGAAAGCTTTCGAGTCGAGATAGAGCTGAATCTAGTCACCATTGCCTGAAAAATGAAAAATATCATGGCTCACCAACAGAGCAAATAGATGTCATTAGAAATAAATATTTCAACAAACTAATAATCTTATTTGCAACAGAAGCACTTTGAATGGGAATCGTCCCTTCTATTGGTATCATTGATCCATTACTAATCAAGTTCATCTAAAGTCTCTCTCCAATTGCCTATTATTTATCAGACGGCTACTAAATATCGTCCAACATATTCAGTTCTGCTGAAAACTAAATTCTCTTATCGAACCAAATTTGCATGCCAAAAGCCAACCACAATAGCAGATTAGTATTTGGAGATCGCAGCGGCATACCTCTTTAGCAACTTCAGTTGAATTGAGGACCGCCACAGTAGAAGTTCCTGTTCTAATGGAGTAGATAGGGCCATAAGTTTCGGCCCATTTTGCGAAGGTCCGGTGCGGTTTCTTCTCCTTGAGCTGATGCAGATTCCCAATCAAAGGTAGCCCAGGGACAGCTATATCACAGAAACACCCCAATCGATACCCATTTGgggaaaacaaaacaaaacaaaatctGATAAAGACAAACTTAACGTCATATCCTCGCCATTCTTTCACGAACAAGATTTTAATTTCTCAATTACAGCATATTCTgctgccttttttttttccctcctgaTTTCCTCCGTTTGCTTCACAGGTTTTCGTACTGATTTGTTATTTTCTTCAGCTCCAAATGAGCTTCTTGTGGATCTGTTAGCTTCCTTTTATGCAAACGCATTAGGTAAATTTCtgttgatttttaataaattggGTGGTCCCACCTCcccttaatcaaaaaaaaaaaaaaaaaaaactcgattACCACAAAAACCTGTTAATTAGACCGAAATCCAAATCCACCGACAACAGGAAATCACTCGAAATATCAAAGGAAAACCCATTTGTGAAAATTAACCAAAGAATCATAGAATGGGAAATACCGGAATGTCTAcaggaaaagaggaagaagaggagaaagaagaacAGGAAGACGAGAGCGAGAGGGTCTGATAAAGGGCGAAGACCAGAATACCTGGGGGACGCTTTAAGAGCCGTCTCCCACCGATAAGAAGCTTGCCGACGACGACGGCCGCGGTGAGGAGGCCGAGAGCGAGGGACGTAAGAACCCCAGTGGAAGTGTTCCGCAGGGACACTAGAACAGCATCCATTGGCAGTGGTCTCTACTCTCTGCAAGCGCTGCGCTGGTGCAATCCAAGGATGGTGGATTCTTATAGCGGAAAGGACGAGGGAAATACAGCGACGACTCAACTCACGGATTTTCCCACAAACTTGCCTTATGTGGTGTATCTGGTGGGTCCCCGTGATATCCGATACTGACTTGGTAACGTGGCAGTCGGAGCTGCAGCTCAGTGTCAGAGTGGCAGTAGGAAGGAACGCGACAAAAGCGGATAATTTACGATCCCAGTGAAGTACTTGGGAGGATGATGCCTCCGCCAATTTCTTGCAGTCCAAATGCGGAGTACTCACCGCGTCGGTCGTTGCAGTTCAGTGGAGAGGAAATGCGGCAAGTGATTATTGGACCGGTCCACTGGACCTGATCCATCTAATAATTGATCCACCGCAAGGGTGGCGGTTGAAAGGAACGGGACAAAAGCCGATA
The sequence above is a segment of the Elaeis guineensis isolate ETL-2024a chromosome 7, EG11, whole genome shotgun sequence genome. Coding sequences within it:
- the LOC105047970 gene encoding ent-kaurene oxidase 2, which produces MDAVLVSLRNTSTGVLTSLALGLLTAAVVVGKLLIGGRRLLKRPPAVPGLPLIGNLHQLKEKKPHRTFAKWAETYGPIYSIRTGTSTVAVLNSTEVAKEAMVTRFSSISTRKLSNALMLLTSNKSMVATCDYGEFHKMVKRYILASVLGANAQKRHRGLRETMIDNIVNILHLEIKDNPQSAVELRGPFKTELFRLALTEALGKDVESIYVEELGQEMTKQEIFDVLVVDPMMGAIEVDWRDFFPYLRWVPNRSMEMKIQRMVTRKRAVTTALINEQKKRIALGEARHCYLDFLLSENTLSEEQLTTLIWEAIIEGSDTTLVTTEWAMYELAKNPKCQDRLYHEIQEVCGSEMVTEEHLPQLPYLNAVFHETLRRYSPVPVIPLRYAHEDTQLGGYDIPAGMQIAINLYACNMNKKDWDEPEEWKPDRFLGSNFEPMDLHKTMAFGAGKRVCAGTLQAILVSCTAIGRFIQEFEWRLKEGEEDNIDTVQLTTHKLHPMHAYITPRAMTRSGLQSS